In Oryza sativa Japonica Group chromosome 11, ASM3414082v1, the following are encoded in one genomic region:
- the LOC107276665 gene encoding uncharacterized protein: protein MGSATKLKQINLGQQNLKVFGRLIRLWDAKNMASASTPTIFSIDGVILDEEGTMVQFTIPKKLENEFRPSLTLGCVYMFVDVNTADIKNKKYIYHHQKYMLQFKSSTKVHHLESRGSSIPNYGFEFCPFDQIPSKSRISKPLIDLIGVISHVGPYDYAGKTSSKKNRKLKIRNKDEQEQEIVLWGEYGESFDEAFVLQKSTDHKIVVAILAGLTAGTYLGKTEATSSSATQIYFDSDITEIAEYQSSYQWDIPTLQQQMPRVEHLTPLQAAGKLYKLEEISRLPISAFEGGNSYSCIAKVSAIVPYTNWYYKICKSCTASYNSNSDTPRCQCQHSMPKPMYKLPLTIKDESGTLDAVAFYNVAEDLVEVNATQATQNLKIDATEHAIALDTAIGKTRLFHIAMNTKYSSHFTINYVLKKSYPVENENTSLMLPTLENTKVAKESATKQLATDEGLTTMEHCSSKEDQHPTTPPSLQPPETTLDNNTINQIIPSAKRALQFEKELHIDQPSPAIANTIQVATNQLYHSQQVDLIKEKQPSTEFSPGQNSKRHKKVTETSPNGEENQLQQPKIADQQPSGHEEQEP, encoded by the exons ATGGGATCAGCAACAAAACTCAAACAGATAAATTTGGGACAGCAAAACCTCAAAGTTTTCGGACGACTTATTAGACTATGGGATGCTAAAAACATGGCCTCAGCCAGTACACCAACAATATTCAGCATCGATGGGGTAATTCTTGATGAAGAG GGCACTATGGTGCAGTTTACTATTCCAAAGAAACTTGAAAATGAATTTCGTCCATCACTAACTCTAGGCTGTGTCTACATGTTTGTGGATGTCAATACTGCTgatattaaaaacaaaaaatatatttaccaCCACCAAAAATACATGTTGCAGTTTAAGTCCAGCACAAAGGTTCATCACCTAGAATCAAGAGGTTCATCCATCCCAAACTATGGTTTTGAATTCTGCCCATTTGATCAGATACCATCTAAAAGCAGAATATCAAAACCATTGATAG ATCTGATAGGAGTTATCAGCCATGTTGGACCATATGATTATGCTGGCAAAACATCATCCAAGAAAAACAGAAAGCTCAAAATCCGTAACAAAGA tgaacaagaacaagaaataGTCCTCTGGGGTGAATATGGAGAGTCATTTGATGAAGCTTTTGTTCTACAGAAATCTACAGACCACAAAATAGTAGTAGCTATACTTGCTGGACTTACAGCAGGGACTTATTTAG GCAAAACAGAGGCTACATCAAGTTCAGCAACACAAATATATTTTGACTCCGATATAACAGAGATTGCTGAATATCAAAGCAG CTACCAATGGGATATTCCAACTCTCCAACAACAAATGCCACGAGTTGAACATTTAACTCCACTTCAAGCGGCTGGTAAGCTATACAAACTTGAAGAAATATCAAGACTGCCCATTTCTGCTTTCGAG GGAGGGAATTCATACAGTTGCATTGCAAAGGTATCAGCGATAGTACCATATACAAATTGGTACTACAAAATATGCAAATCATGTACTGCATCATACAATAGCAACTCCGACACTCCAAGATGTCAATGTCAGCATTCCATGCCAAAACCAAT GTACAAACTTCCTTTAACAATTAAAGATGAATCAGGAACTTTGGACGCAGTAGCATTCTACAATGTGGCTGAGGATTTGGTTGAGGTAAATGCTACTCAAGCTACCCAGAACTTGAAAATTGATGCAACAGAACATGCCATAGCTCTTGATACAGCCATTGGGAAAACAAGACTGTTTCACATTGCCATGAATACAAAGTACTCTTCACACTTCACTATCAATTATGTCCTCAAGAAGAGTTATCCCGTTGAAAATGAAAATACAAGTTTGATGCTACCTACTCTGGAAAATACAAAGGTAGCAAAG gaatcAGCCACCAAACAACTTGCAACAGATGAAGGGCTAACCACCATGGAACATTGCAG CAGCAAAGAAGACCAACATCCCACTACGCCACCGTCCCTACAACCTCCAGAAACAACTCTAGACAACAATACAATAAACCAAATTATACCTTCGGCAAAGAGAGCTCTTCAATTTGAAAAGGAGTTACACATTGATCAACCAAG CCCAGCAATTGCAAACACTATTCAGGTTGCAACAAATCAACTTTATCATTCCCAACAAGTAGATCTCATCAAGGAAAAACAACCGTCAACAGAATTTTCTCCAGGACAAAATTCTAAGCGCCATAAAAAAGT AACGGAAACCTCCCCCAATGGAGAGGAAAACCAGCTGCAGCAGCCAAAGATAGCTGATCAACAGCCATCGGGTCACGAGGAACAG GAACCATGA